One bacterium genomic region harbors:
- a CDS encoding response regulator, translating into MLSSKIDFISKYNDLVLYALSTAKEFPDNLCDYLVNEFEFEAVVLAKVKDKTFELLGKSTSARKSLVDGSELFCKNCESLLNPSNEVTFEMNPKCEFKATDLVVVEGCLYIPVADDERVILKIAKKSEFTNVEKDNLIIVGNTIRNLLRIWMGKKGGLSYSISEIISTVGPEIRTPINSILGFASLLNEENLSQAQHEYLSTLKENAYELLSLLNDLIDLVKIESFKGVEEYTEINIVNFFSDILKGFEDKNFRNRIEIISNIDKGLPKSVKCNSQKLHYIITNLITNSLRLTERGKISVAVFSPEKDRLTIRISDTGVGIPSDKMKDLFNPFALTDQYITTIGNTTGLGLTLVKRYVDFLNGELNVTSTIGKGTTFNLTIPVEEISIIEQQISSLPKPDFTNKVLVVEDDYATSKLLSNYLHKWGYEPTIVNSAEQTLKVIQKEQYLAILMDIVLPDANGLELLHKIRETSNAKSTPVIVCSVEAEQQKAFLMGAVEYFVKPINYKYLIEVLTNYRLRKDSNILLVDDDIPSLNLLKEAVERNGFKAIAFSDSTRVLDAIQNIHLDLAIIDLDMPEIDGIALIEKIKSLGDI; encoded by the coding sequence ATGCTTAGTTCAAAAATAGATTTCATCTCGAAATACAATGATTTAGTTCTCTACGCACTATCCACAGCCAAGGAATTTCCTGATAATCTCTGCGATTATCTCGTAAATGAATTTGAATTTGAAGCTGTAGTACTAGCAAAAGTTAAAGATAAAACTTTTGAGCTTTTAGGTAAGTCAACATCAGCAAGAAAATCACTGGTAGATGGCTCGGAATTATTTTGTAAGAATTGTGAATCACTCCTTAATCCCTCAAACGAAGTAACTTTTGAAATGAATCCGAAATGCGAATTCAAAGCAACGGATTTAGTGGTTGTTGAAGGATGCTTATACATACCCGTTGCAGATGATGAAAGAGTTATTCTTAAAATTGCAAAGAAGAGTGAATTTACAAATGTTGAGAAGGATAACCTTATCATTGTAGGTAATACAATAAGAAATCTTCTGCGTATCTGGATGGGTAAAAAAGGCGGATTAAGTTATTCTATTAGCGAGATAATCTCTACGGTAGGTCCTGAAATAAGAACACCTATAAATAGTATTTTAGGATTTGCTTCGTTGCTTAACGAGGAAAATTTATCTCAGGCACAGCATGAATATCTTTCAACACTTAAGGAAAATGCATACGAACTGCTTTCTCTCCTGAATGACCTGATCGACCTGGTAAAGATAGAAAGCTTTAAGGGTGTTGAGGAATACACCGAAATAAATATAGTTAATTTCTTCAGTGATATCCTTAAAGGATTTGAAGATAAAAATTTTCGAAACAGAATTGAGATAATATCAAACATCGATAAAGGATTGCCGAAATCCGTAAAATGCAACTCGCAGAAACTTCATTATATTATCACGAACCTGATAACAAATTCACTTCGCTTAACCGAAAGAGGAAAAATAAGTGTTGCTGTTTTTTCACCAGAAAAGGACAGGCTGACAATCAGAATTTCTGATACAGGTGTGGGTATACCTTCCGACAAGATGAAAGATCTTTTCAATCCTTTTGCATTGACTGATCAGTACATAACTACAATTGGGAATACTACTGGTCTGGGCTTAACACTTGTAAAAAGATATGTCGACTTTTTGAATGGTGAACTGAATGTTACCAGCACTATCGGTAAAGGAACCACCTTCAACTTAACAATTCCTGTAGAAGAAATTTCAATAATAGAACAGCAGATAAGCAGCCTGCCAAAACCTGATTTTACGAATAAAGTACTCGTTGTTGAAGACGATTACGCAACATCTAAACTTCTTTCAAATTATCTTCACAAATGGGGATATGAACCAACCATCGTTAACTCCGCTGAACAAACTCTGAAAGTAATTCAGAAAGAGCAATACCTCGCGATATTAATGGATATCGTTTTACCGGATGCAAACGGTTTAGAGCTGCTTCACAAAATACGGGAAACCAGTAATGCTAAATCAACACCGGTAATTGTTTGTTCCGTGGAAGCAGAACAGCAGAAAGCTTTTCTGATGGGTGCGGTTGAGTACTTTGTAAAGCCGATTAATTACAAATATCTCATCGAAGTATTGACAAACTACCGTTTAAGGAAGGATTCAAATATCCTTCTGGTTGATGATGATATTCCAAGTCTTAACTTGCTTAAAGAAGCGGTTGAACGAAATGGATTTAAAGCAATTGCATTTTCAGATTCAACGCGCGTACTTGATGCGATACAAAACATCCATCTAGATTTAGCAATAATCGATCTTGATATGCCTGAAATTGATGGAATTGCTCTTATTGAAAAAATTAAATCTCTTGGAGACATTTAA
- a CDS encoding helix-hairpin-helix domain-containing protein: protein MKNTNHIFFSSIIFVIWVSAETFSQTDSSYLRTEEILEDILQEPVGEIDNSDLYEQLELLMLNPVNLNTASVNELLSIPIMEINAAKLIVEHRKKFGNFFSVNELYAVENLDNTLVQKVTPFLYVEKPTIEQPEPPGTFETISAQSNILLRSRLINSLQMNKGFSENKYIGTKPKTYNRLLVKYNNQFQAGYLADKDAGEMDFNEFSSFHIAVNDFDFLEKAVILDYQLEFGQGLTFWSPYAYSKGADAIVPVKRRDRNIRPYTSSTENNFFRGAAAAFRFGNFVFTGFYSNNDFDANIDSTTGKITSTPVDGLHRTTNEILKRNSANEKMMGGRIDYRYENTLNLGMIYYQSQISNEFQPSSVYDISGDKLNYTAVSYNLLLNRFNFSGEFSYNGISVASINMMQFLITNNFTFITSFRNYPRNFYSLHGYAFGERSGATQNEVGIYAGFKWRTPIGLLNFYYDQFKFPYATFFNPTPTQGDEYLVDFLSKPINKFEIRGRYKYENKDLTEAVDNTKNVVKRLRQVFRGELIYSISNTIRLRGRFEYNTFRIAATGENENGYLIFQDVRYSPSVNLNVYGRIIFFRTDSFDSAIYEYENNLTGVLTNVPLYDEGIRWYLLIRFRPHKIFTISAKYSETYKPAERSLGSGDNLIQGNLDNSVSVQLDVNL from the coding sequence TTGAAGAATACTAATCACATATTTTTTTCATCGATCATTTTTGTGATATGGGTCTCCGCTGAAACCTTTTCTCAAACCGATTCTTCATATCTCAGGACAGAAGAAATACTGGAAGACATTCTTCAAGAACCTGTTGGAGAAATTGATAATTCCGATTTGTATGAACAGCTTGAATTACTGATGCTTAATCCTGTTAACCTGAATACCGCAAGTGTGAACGAACTTTTATCAATACCAATTATGGAAATCAATGCAGCAAAATTGATTGTCGAACACCGGAAAAAGTTCGGAAATTTTTTCTCTGTTAATGAACTTTATGCAGTTGAGAATCTGGATAACACACTTGTTCAAAAAGTCACTCCTTTCCTGTATGTCGAGAAACCCACAATCGAACAGCCTGAACCACCAGGAACATTCGAGACTATTTCTGCACAATCAAATATTCTTTTAAGAAGCAGATTGATAAACTCACTCCAAATGAATAAAGGATTCTCAGAAAATAAATACATAGGCACAAAACCAAAAACATACAACAGACTGCTTGTTAAGTATAACAATCAGTTCCAGGCTGGTTATCTTGCTGATAAAGATGCCGGTGAAATGGATTTCAATGAGTTTTCTTCCTTTCACATAGCAGTAAATGATTTTGATTTCCTCGAGAAAGCTGTTATACTCGATTATCAACTGGAGTTCGGACAGGGATTAACGTTCTGGAGTCCTTATGCTTATTCCAAAGGAGCAGATGCAATTGTTCCTGTTAAAAGACGAGATCGTAACATCAGACCATACACCAGTTCAACCGAAAATAATTTTTTCCGTGGAGCGGCGGCGGCATTCAGATTTGGGAATTTTGTTTTCACGGGGTTTTATTCGAACAATGATTTTGATGCTAATATTGACAGCACAACGGGTAAAATAACTTCAACTCCTGTGGATGGTCTTCACAGAACTACCAATGAAATACTTAAACGAAATTCTGCAAACGAAAAGATGATGGGAGGTAGAATTGATTACCGGTATGAAAATACTCTCAATCTTGGAATGATTTATTATCAATCACAAATAAGCAACGAATTTCAACCATCTTCTGTATATGATATTTCAGGTGATAAACTCAACTACACTGCGGTATCATATAATTTACTTCTGAATCGATTCAATTTTTCAGGGGAATTTTCATATAATGGAATATCAGTTGCTTCAATCAATATGATGCAGTTTCTAATAACCAACAATTTTACTTTTATTACTTCTTTTAGAAATTATCCGAGGAATTTTTACAGTCTCCATGGTTATGCTTTCGGTGAAAGAAGCGGAGCGACACAAAACGAAGTTGGAATATACGCGGGATTTAAATGGAGAACTCCAATCGGACTTTTGAATTTTTATTATGACCAGTTCAAATTTCCATATGCAACTTTCTTTAATCCAACTCCAACACAGGGGGATGAATATCTCGTGGATTTCCTTTCAAAGCCGATTAACAAATTTGAAATAAGAGGACGATACAAATATGAAAATAAAGATCTTACTGAAGCAGTAGATAATACAAAAAATGTTGTCAAACGCTTAAGACAGGTTTTCCGCGGTGAACTAATCTATTCAATTTCAAACACAATCAGATTGAGAGGAAGATTTGAATACAACACATTCAGGATAGCTGCAACCGGAGAGAACGAAAATGGTTACTTGATCTTCCAGGATGTGAGATATTCGCCATCTGTCAATTTAAATGTTTACGGAAGGATTATTTTCTTCAGAACAGATTCTTTCGATTCAGCTATTTACGAGTATGAAAATAACCTTACTGGCGTTTTGACAAACGTTCCGCTTTATGATGAAGGAATAAGATGGTATCTGTTAATACGCTTCAGACCTCACAAAATATTTACTATTTCTGCTAAATACTCTGAAACTTACAAGCCGGCTGAAAGATCTCTCGGTTCCGGAGACAATTTAATACAGGGCAATCTGGATAACTCTGTATCGGTGCAGCTTGATGTAAACCTATGA
- a CDS encoding DUF4835 family protein, with the protein MKNTILMVFLFVSVLSAQELNCTVEVNFESLPVNNRELLSDFKGVIENYLNTTRFTNDDWAQKIDCTFSIFFTGASSDVDYSAQIVIVSQRPIYNSPKNSPMLTINDGQWTFKYQRGQALYANQSTFDPLSSFLDFYAFIIIGMDMDTFENFGGTVYFKRALDIANLAATSSSNTGWLPSSAVYNRIGLVGDILNEKYAAFRSSVFDYHQYGLDSYAKNPKLAQEYIAQLVNNLWDMYQKTGSINSVYVRTFFDAKNGEIVDYLRSYPDPEIFNKLKKIDPPHSAKYDSAMP; encoded by the coding sequence ATGAAAAATACAATTTTAATGGTATTCTTATTTGTATCCGTTTTATCTGCACAGGAATTGAACTGTACAGTGGAAGTAAATTTTGAAAGCTTACCAGTTAATAACCGTGAACTGTTATCAGATTTTAAAGGTGTTATTGAAAATTATTTGAATACTACCCGATTTACCAACGATGACTGGGCTCAGAAAATAGATTGCACATTCAGTATTTTCTTCACTGGAGCCAGCAGTGATGTTGATTATTCTGCTCAGATCGTAATTGTGAGTCAACGACCGATCTACAACTCTCCAAAAAATTCACCAATGCTGACCATTAATGATGGACAATGGACTTTCAAATACCAACGCGGACAAGCATTGTATGCGAACCAATCTACATTCGATCCACTTTCGAGCTTCCTTGATTTTTATGCATTCATTATTATCGGGATGGATATGGATACATTCGAAAATTTTGGTGGTACAGTTTACTTTAAACGTGCACTCGACATCGCAAATCTTGCGGCAACAAGCAGCTCGAATACCGGATGGCTCCCGAGCAGTGCAGTTTACAACAGGATTGGATTGGTAGGTGATATTTTAAATGAAAAATATGCTGCATTCAGAAGCTCAGTTTTCGATTATCATCAATATGGATTGGATAGCTATGCAAAAAATCCGAAGCTTGCACAGGAGTATATAGCTCAGCTTGTTAATAATTTATGGGATATGTATCAGAAAACCGGCAGCATTAATAGCGTCTACGTAAGAACTTTTTTTGATGCAAAGAACGGAGAGATAGTTGATTACCTGCGATCATATCCCGATCCGGAAATTTTCAACAAACTAAAAAAAATAGACCCGCCGCACTCAGCAAAGTACGATTCGGCTATGCCGTAA
- a CDS encoding T9SS type A sorting domain-containing protein yields the protein MGLFQKASYKLTCVIYTAWQNAGNTTNISGNENHLPSGFILSQNYPNPFNPSTKIKYSISSVIANEVKQSQIVSLRVYDVLGNEIETLVDEEKSAGTYEITWYAEGLPSGVYFYRLQTGSFIETKKMLLLK from the coding sequence ATAGGTTTATTTCAAAAAGCATCATACAAATTAACGTGTGTAATTTATACAGCCTGGCAGAATGCTGGAAACACTACGAATATTTCCGGCAATGAAAATCATCTGCCATCGGGATTTATTTTATCGCAGAACTATCCTAACCCGTTTAATCCGTCAACAAAAATAAAATATTCAATCTCAAGTGTCATTGCGAACGAAGTGAAGCAATCTCAAATTGTTTCTCTGAGAGTTTATGATGTATTGGGTAACGAAATAGAAACTCTTGTCGACGAAGAAAAATCCGCAGGCACTTATGAAATAACTTGGTATGCAGAAGGATTACCAAGTGGAGTATATTTTTATAGACTTCAGACTGGAAGCTTTATTGAGACTAAAAAGATGCTTCTACTCAAATAG
- a CDS encoding XdhC family protein, translated as MNETYFWNFILKQINSAKKIILMIVAESSNSSPGKQGFKMAVTEDAEMIGTIGGGIMEKDMIDYSLDLLFGKETRLIKKLHHSDKTNFEKSGLICGGYQTIIFSVIDNSLVQTIENILSSISQKQNGKLSVMPVKIEYQQTENIHPIFFHYNNDEDWNYIENLGLPLITYIAGSGHVGLAVSRVMKSLGFYVIVFDHRENVYTIEQNKFADEIIICKYEEIGSKIIESERSFVTIVTPMHAGDKDTLKSVINKNVKYIGMMGSQRKIKSIFDALTGEGVDSELLKKVHTPIGLEIEAETPEEIAISIAAEIIKVKNS; from the coding sequence ATGAATGAAACATATTTCTGGAATTTTATATTAAAGCAAATCAACTCTGCTAAAAAAATTATACTGATGATAGTTGCGGAATCATCAAATTCATCTCCCGGGAAACAGGGATTTAAGATGGCAGTGACTGAAGATGCAGAAATGATCGGCACTATTGGCGGCGGTATAATGGAAAAAGATATGATTGATTATTCACTTGATCTTCTCTTTGGCAAAGAAACTCGGCTGATTAAAAAACTTCATCATTCAGATAAAACCAATTTTGAAAAATCTGGATTGATTTGCGGTGGTTATCAGACAATAATTTTCAGTGTTATTGATAACTCACTTGTCCAGACAATTGAAAACATACTTTCATCTATAAGTCAAAAGCAAAATGGAAAACTTTCAGTTATGCCAGTTAAAATTGAATATCAGCAAACTGAAAATATCCATCCAATTTTTTTTCATTACAACAATGATGAAGATTGGAATTACATTGAAAATTTAGGGTTACCATTAATTACCTACATCGCAGGCAGCGGACATGTTGGTCTTGCAGTCTCACGAGTTATGAAATCACTTGGCTTTTACGTAATCGTATTTGATCATCGCGAAAATGTTTATACAATTGAGCAAAACAAGTTTGCGGATGAAATCATAATTTGTAAATATGAAGAAATCGGAAGTAAGATTATTGAAAGTGAAAGATCTTTCGTTACAATTGTTACCCCAATGCACGCAGGTGATAAGGATACTTTAAAATCTGTTATAAATAAAAATGTCAAATACATTGGAATGATGGGAAGTCAAAGAAAAATAAAAAGTATATTTGATGCATTGACGGGCGAAGGCGTAGATAGTGAACTTCTGAAAAAAGTGCATACACCAATCGGACTTGAAATAGAAGCCGAAACACCGGAAGAAATTGCTATAAGCATTGCCGCAGAGATTATTAAAGTGAAGAACAGTTAA
- a CDS encoding molybdopterin-dependent oxidoreductase codes for MRNTDIEKHVRGESQFIDDLIVPAGTLYAAVFDSTIAHGKILNINIDEAKSISGVKAFFTAKDIPGVNQVGGIIPDETLFSEDEVQFVSEPIGIVVADSIVTAQKAVKKIKIDYDPLTAIFDPREAYAKGQLIMPPRIFSFGNVDEAWSNCDIIVEGKVETGGQEHLYLETQGSVSVPQEGGKIKIFSATQSPTTVQRTVARILAVDMNNIEVDVLRLGGAFGGKEDQATHWAVMSALAAHKLNKPVKLVLNRMDDIRMTGKRHPYSSDYKIGLTSDGKILAYEATYYQNAGAVADLSPAILDRTLFHATNSYFIPNVKTTGISCKTNLPPNTAFRGFGGPQGKFVIEAAIHKAAEIMGVDAQEIQKKNLLKEGDSFYYGQKADKCYAEKCWTNAEEKYDFKKLKKEVEDFNKKNYQFKKGIAVMPICFGISFTNTFLNQASALVHVYTDGSIGVSTAAVEMGQGVNEKIKIAVANTLSVSKDKIRIETTNTTRIANTSATAASSGADLNGNAAILASKNILERLLKVATEELKAAEASELELKDEVIFHQGIKSKLLWNDLVKIAYQKRISLSSQAYYATPNIYFDRGTNKGKPFAYHVYGTGITTVTLDCLRGTYTIDSVKVVHDFGKSLNPVIDLGQAEGGIVQGIGWLTVEEVVHSNEGKLLSNSLSTYKVPDIYSSPKEIEVVFLEDSENHYGPFNSKAIGEPPLMYGIGAYFAILNAMKAFRPKNEFEINAPITPEKVLMNLYSKIDGPITT; via the coding sequence TGTTCCCGCAGGAACACTATACGCTGCTGTTTTTGATTCAACAATTGCTCATGGAAAAATTCTAAATATTAATATCGATGAAGCAAAATCAATCTCTGGAGTAAAAGCTTTTTTTACTGCAAAAGATATTCCCGGTGTTAACCAGGTTGGTGGAATTATACCTGATGAAACTCTTTTTTCAGAGGATGAAGTTCAATTTGTAAGTGAACCAATTGGAATTGTAGTCGCAGACTCAATTGTGACAGCACAAAAAGCAGTCAAGAAAATTAAGATTGATTACGATCCTTTGACCGCAATTTTTGACCCTCGTGAAGCCTACGCAAAAGGTCAGCTGATAATGCCGCCTAGAATATTTTCTTTTGGCAATGTTGATGAAGCGTGGAGCAATTGTGATATCATTGTTGAAGGAAAAGTTGAAACGGGAGGGCAGGAACATCTCTATTTAGAAACACAAGGCTCAGTTTCTGTTCCTCAGGAAGGTGGAAAGATAAAAATATTTTCTGCAACTCAAAGTCCAACAACAGTACAAAGGACTGTCGCAAGAATTCTTGCAGTTGATATGAATAATATCGAAGTTGATGTTTTACGATTAGGTGGTGCATTCGGTGGTAAAGAAGATCAGGCAACACACTGGGCTGTAATGAGTGCACTTGCTGCACATAAATTAAATAAACCTGTAAAGCTCGTTCTAAACCGAATGGATGACATCAGAATGACAGGAAAGCGTCATCCTTATTCATCAGATTATAAAATCGGTTTAACATCTGATGGGAAAATATTAGCATATGAAGCAACTTATTATCAAAATGCAGGTGCAGTAGCGGATCTTTCTCCTGCAATTCTTGATAGAACATTATTCCATGCCACGAACAGTTATTTTATTCCAAACGTAAAGACAACAGGTATTAGCTGCAAAACAAATCTTCCACCAAATACTGCTTTCAGAGGTTTTGGCGGTCCGCAGGGAAAATTTGTAATTGAAGCTGCAATTCATAAAGCCGCAGAGATAATGGGAGTCGATGCTCAAGAAATTCAAAAAAAGAATCTTCTTAAAGAAGGCGATTCATTTTATTATGGACAAAAGGCAGATAAATGTTATGCGGAGAAATGCTGGACAAATGCTGAAGAAAAATATGATTTTAAAAAATTAAAGAAAGAAGTAGAAGACTTTAACAAGAAAAATTATCAATTTAAAAAAGGCATTGCTGTAATGCCGATTTGTTTTGGTATTTCTTTCACAAACACTTTTCTGAATCAGGCAAGTGCATTAGTTCATGTTTACACAGATGGAAGTATCGGAGTAAGCACGGCAGCTGTTGAAATGGGACAAGGTGTAAATGAAAAAATCAAAATTGCAGTCGCAAATACTTTGTCTGTTTCCAAAGATAAAATAAGAATTGAAACTACAAATACAACTAGAATAGCAAACACTTCAGCAACTGCAGCAAGCAGCGGCGCAGATTTAAATGGGAATGCTGCAATTCTTGCGAGTAAAAATATTCTGGAAAGACTGCTCAAAGTTGCAACGGAAGAGTTAAAAGCAGCAGAAGCAAGCGAGTTGGAATTGAAGGATGAAGTAATATTTCATCAAGGAATAAAATCAAAATTATTATGGAATGATCTTGTCAAAATAGCTTATCAAAAAAGAATAAGTTTGTCTTCGCAAGCATATTACGCAACTCCTAATATTTATTTTGATAGAGGGACGAATAAAGGCAAACCGTTTGCATATCATGTTTATGGAACAGGAATAACTACAGTTACACTTGATTGCTTGCGCGGAACTTACACCATTGATTCAGTAAAAGTTGTTCACGACTTTGGAAAGAGTTTAAATCCTGTCATTGATCTTGGACAAGCAGAAGGAGGTATTGTTCAGGGAATAGGCTGGTTGACTGTCGAAGAAGTTGTCCATTCTAACGAAGGAAAATTATTGTCTAATAGTCTTTCTACTTATAAAGTCCCTGATATTTATTCTTCACCGAAAGAAATAGAAGTTGTTTTTTTAGAAGATTCAGAAAATCATTATGGACCTTTTAATTCAAAAGCAATCGGGGAACCGCCATTGATGTATGGCATTGGTGCATACTTTGCAATATTAAATGCGATGAAGGCATTCAGACCTAAGAATGAATTTGAGATCAATGCTCCGATTACACCCGAAAAAGTATTGATGAATCTTTATAGTAAAATTGATGGCCCAATAACCACTTGA